Proteins from a genomic interval of Staphylococcus debuckii:
- the pflA gene encoding pyruvate formate-lyase-activating protein: MEGRIHSVESLGTVDGPGLRYIIFTQGCLLRCLYCHNPDTWNLTDAPRKVSAEELVAEILPYRPYFSTSGGGVTVSGGEPLLQMPFLELLFQQLKAEGIHTCIDTSAGCVNETPTFLAHLDNLLEYTDLILLDLKHIDNDKHLALTGKPNQHILKFAQHLSERKQPVWIRHVLVPGYTDDEDDLIQLGKFIATLDNVERFEILPYHQLGVHKYEALGQTYPLEGVQEPSEAAVARAYELVNFQGATPLSIH, translated from the coding sequence ATGGAAGGACGAATTCACTCTGTAGAAAGCTTGGGCACGGTCGACGGGCCAGGCCTACGATATATCATATTTACACAAGGCTGCTTATTGCGTTGCCTCTATTGCCATAACCCTGACACTTGGAATTTGACCGATGCGCCACGCAAAGTGAGTGCAGAGGAACTCGTCGCAGAAATACTTCCGTATCGTCCTTATTTCAGCACTTCAGGCGGTGGTGTCACAGTGAGCGGAGGAGAACCGCTTCTGCAAATGCCTTTCTTAGAACTCCTTTTCCAGCAGTTGAAAGCAGAAGGCATTCACACTTGTATCGATACATCAGCCGGTTGCGTCAACGAAACACCAACCTTTCTCGCGCACCTAGACAACTTGCTCGAATATACAGATCTTATACTGCTCGATCTTAAACACATCGACAACGACAAACACTTGGCACTGACCGGCAAACCTAACCAGCATATCTTGAAATTTGCACAACATTTGTCCGAACGCAAACAACCCGTGTGGATCCGTCACGTCCTCGTTCCAGGGTATACCGATGACGAAGACGATCTCATCCAGCTTGGCAAATTTATCGCTACACTAGACAACGTCGAACGCTTCGAAATCTTGCCATACCATCAACTCGGCGTGCACAAATACGAAGCACTCGGGCAAACCTATCCCTTGGAAGGCGTGCAAGAGCCGAGCGAAGCAGCAGTCGCACGTGCTTACGAACTCGTCAACTTCCAAGGCGCAACACCACTTTCCATTCACTAA
- a CDS encoding class I SAM-dependent methyltransferase, with the protein MLEPKTREAGGTMEDSVFQHIAHRYDNDPQIHLTGKIAGEMEARMSTPHRLLDYGCGTGLVGLRFADEADHIIFADAENEMLKIVQRKIKDLDLKHAETLHLNVVEDKLPDIQVDTIIMSLVMLHVSDTQTLLKQLFKLFEPGGQILIADFNYNENVSHPLIHSGFTQEEVKAQLEKAGFTDPTIHTFYQGEKIFMNQDASLFLAKANKS; encoded by the coding sequence ATGCTAGAACCAAAGACAAGAGAGGCTGGTGGGACCATGGAAGACTCAGTATTCCAACACATTGCACATCGCTACGATAATGACCCTCAAATTCACCTGACGGGAAAAATTGCGGGAGAGATGGAAGCACGCATGAGTACCCCGCACCGTTTGCTAGACTACGGCTGCGGAACAGGATTAGTAGGTTTGCGCTTTGCGGACGAAGCGGACCACATCATCTTTGCAGATGCAGAGAATGAAATGCTGAAAATAGTACAACGGAAAATTAAGGACTTAGATTTAAAGCATGCAGAAACATTGCATCTTAACGTAGTCGAGGATAAGCTGCCTGATATACAAGTCGACACCATTATCATGTCCTTGGTAATGTTGCATGTTTCAGATACCCAAACGTTGTTAAAACAATTGTTCAAATTGTTTGAGCCAGGCGGTCAAATTCTAATAGCAGATTTTAATTACAACGAGAACGTCAGTCATCCGCTTATTCATTCAGGCTTTACACAAGAAGAAGTCAAAGCACAATTGGAAAAGGCAGGGTTCACGGACCCGACGATCCATACTTTTTACCAAGGCGAAAAAATCTTTATGAATCAAGATGCATCACTATTTTTAGCAAAGGCAAACAAATCATAA
- a CDS encoding sporulation protein, which produces MFDKILTSLKVGELTVDTRLEKAEFKADETISGKVVLKGGDNDQQVARIRLTLLEPKEGSDENKDFGESDKVLQMGSVAK; this is translated from the coding sequence ATGTTCGATAAAATTTTAACATCCCTAAAAGTTGGGGAACTTACAGTGGATACACGTTTGGAAAAAGCTGAATTCAAAGCTGATGAAACAATCTCTGGGAAAGTTGTTTTAAAAGGTGGAGACAATGATCAGCAAGTCGCAAGAATCAGATTGACATTGCTTGAACCAAAAGAAGGTTCTGATGAAAATAAAGATTTCGGCGAATCTGATAAAGTCTTGCAAATGGGTTCTGTTGCAAAGTAA
- a CDS encoding IS6-like element IS257 family transposase, whose translation MNYFRYKQFNKDVITVAVGYYLRYALSYRDISEILRERGVNVHHSTVYRWVQEYAPILYQIWKKKHKKAYYKWRIDETYIKIKGKWSYLYRAIDAEGHTLDIWLRKQRDNHSAYAFIKRLIKQFGKPQKVITDQAPSTKVAMAKVIKAFKLKPDCHCTSKYLNNLIEQDHRHIKVRKTRYQSINTAKNTLKGIECIYALYKKNRRSLQIYGFSPCHEISIMLAS comes from the coding sequence ATGAACTATTTCAGATATAAACAATTTAACAAGGATGTTATCACTGTAGCCGTTGGCTACTATCTAAGATATGCATTGAGTTATCGTGATATATCTGAAATATTAAGGGAACGTGGTGTAAACGTTCATCATTCAACGGTCTACCGTTGGGTTCAAGAATATGCCCCAATTTTATATCAAATTTGGAAGAAAAAGCATAAAAAAGCTTATTACAAATGGCGTATTGATGAGACGTACATCAAAATAAAAGGAAAATGGAGTTATTTATATCGTGCCATTGATGCAGAGGGACATACATTAGATATTTGGTTGCGTAAGCAACGAGATAATCATTCAGCATATGCGTTTATCAAACGTCTCATTAAACAATTTGGTAAACCTCAAAAGGTAATTACAGATCAGGCACCTTCAACGAAGGTCGCAATGGCTAAAGTCATTAAAGCTTTTAAACTTAAACCTGACTGTCATTGTACATCGAAATATCTGAATAATCTCATTGAGCAAGATCACCGTCATATTAAAGTAAGAAAGACAAGATATCAAAGTATCAATACGGCAAAGAATACTTTAAAAGGTATTGAATGTATTTACGCTCTATATAAAAAGAACCGCAGGTCTCTTCAGATCTACGGATTTTCGCCATGCCACGAAATTAGCATCATGCTAGCAAGTTAA
- the cstB gene encoding persulfide dioxygenase-sulfurtransferase CstB — protein MFFKQFYDNNLSQASYLVGCQRTGEAIIIDPVRDLTKYMEVADSEGFTITQAAETHIHADFASGIRDVAEQLNANVYVSGEGDDELSYRNMPEQTHFVNHQDIIHVGNIKLEVLHTPGHTPESISFLLTDEGGGSSVPMGIFSGDFIFVGDIGRPDLLEKSVQIEGSTEVSAKQMYQSLESVKDLPDYIQIWPGHGAGSPCGKALGAVPMSTLGYEKINNWAFNETDETKFIETLTSNQPAPPHHFAQMKQINQFGMNLYQPYNVYPSLDNERIAFDLRSKEAFHGGHTQGTINIPYNKNFINQIGWYLDFEKDVDLIGDKSTVEQATHTLQLIGFDNVAGYRLPKSEVLTQSIHSADMTGEEANVLDVRNDEEWNNGHLDQAVNIPHGKLLNENIPFNKEDKIYVHCQSGVRSSIAVGILENKGFENVVNIREGYKDFPESLK, from the coding sequence ATGTTTTTCAAACAATTTTACGATAATAATTTATCTCAAGCATCTTATTTAGTTGGCTGTCAACGCACAGGAGAGGCAATAATAATTGACCCTGTACGTGACTTAACAAAATATATGGAAGTTGCAGATAGTGAAGGTTTTACAATTACACAAGCTGCAGAAACTCATATCCACGCTGATTTTGCTTCAGGCATTAGAGATGTGGCAGAACAATTGAATGCAAACGTATATGTATCTGGAGAAGGTGACGATGAATTAAGTTATCGTAATATGCCAGAACAAACACATTTTGTTAACCATCAAGATATTATTCATGTAGGTAACATTAAATTAGAAGTATTGCATACACCTGGTCATACCCCTGAGAGTATCAGTTTCTTACTCACTGATGAAGGTGGCGGATCAAGCGTTCCAATGGGTATATTTAGTGGTGACTTTATTTTTGTTGGTGATATCGGTAGACCTGATTTACTAGAAAAATCAGTTCAAATAGAAGGTTCTACAGAAGTTAGTGCGAAACAAATGTATCAATCTCTAGAAAGTGTTAAAGATTTACCAGATTATATTCAAATTTGGCCAGGTCACGGTGCTGGAAGTCCTTGTGGCAAAGCATTAGGCGCCGTACCAATGTCTACATTAGGTTATGAAAAAATAAATAACTGGGCATTTAATGAAACTGATGAAACCAAATTCATTGAAACATTAACATCAAATCAACCAGCGCCACCCCATCACTTTGCACAGATGAAACAAATCAATCAGTTTGGTATGAACTTGTATCAACCATACAACGTTTATCCTAGTTTAGATAATGAAAGAATAGCATTTGATCTTCGTAGCAAAGAAGCCTTTCACGGTGGCCATACACAAGGAACAATCAATATTCCTTATAACAAAAACTTTATTAACCAGATCGGTTGGTATTTAGATTTTGAAAAAGATGTAGATTTAATTGGAGATAAATCTACAGTTGAGCAAGCAACGCATACTTTACAATTAATTGGTTTTGACAATGTAGCAGGCTATCGTTTACCAAAATCAGAAGTTCTAACACAATCCATCCACAGCGCTGATATGACTGGTGAAGAAGCAAATGTACTCGACGTACGTAATGATGAAGAATGGAATAATGGACACTTAGATCAAGCAGTCAATATTCCACATGGTAAATTATTAAATGAAAATATTCCATTTAATAAAGAAGATAAAATATACGTACATTGTCAGTCAGGAGTTAGAAGTTCAATCGCAGTGGGTATCTTAGAAAATAAAGGATTTGAAAATGTCGTGAATATTAGAGAAGGATATAAAGATTTTCCAGAATCATTAAAATAA
- a CDS encoding DsrE/DsrF/DrsH-like family protein, giving the protein MKQYNEKHINDLSKSELEKLTSQGQLIDVRTQEEYELGHINGAILHPVDEIESFNKDKNKTYYIHCKSGNRSAKASKYLAEQGYDVVNLEGGYKAYEEKNVSDDTKEERTNVEIKVERKKFNYSGLQCPGPIVNISKEIKNIQEGDQIEVTVTDPGFASDIKSWAKQTGHVLVRLEEGDNEIKAIIQKGQPKNLEVSHTSKGTTIVLFSGELDKAVAAMIIANGAKAAGRDVTIFFTFWGLNALKKAQTVNVKKKGIAKMFDFMLPKTPLKMPLSKMNMFGLGNIMMRYVMKKKNVDSLPSLINQAIAQDIKLIACTMSMEVMGITKEELRDEVEYGGVGTYIGDTENASHNLFI; this is encoded by the coding sequence ATGAAACAATATAATGAAAAACACATTAATGATTTAAGTAAATCAGAGTTAGAAAAATTAACTTCTCAAGGTCAATTGATTGATGTAAGAACACAAGAAGAATATGAATTAGGGCATATCAATGGTGCTATACTGCATCCTGTAGATGAGATTGAGTCATTCAATAAAGACAAAAATAAAACCTATTATATACACTGTAAAAGTGGTAACAGAAGTGCTAAAGCTAGTAAATATTTAGCTGAACAAGGTTATGACGTTGTAAATTTAGAGGGCGGCTATAAAGCATATGAAGAAAAAAACGTCAGCGATGATACAAAAGAAGAAAGGACAAATGTAGAAATTAAAGTAGAGCGTAAAAAATTTAACTATAGTGGTCTTCAATGTCCAGGCCCTATTGTAAATATCAGTAAAGAAATAAAAAATATTCAAGAAGGTGACCAAATTGAGGTTACAGTCACAGATCCAGGATTCGCAAGTGATATTAAAAGTTGGGCGAAACAAACGGGACACGTATTAGTAAGACTTGAGGAGGGCGACAATGAAATTAAAGCAATTATTCAAAAAGGACAACCCAAAAATTTAGAAGTGAGTCACACGTCTAAAGGCACTACAATTGTACTATTTAGTGGAGAATTAGATAAAGCAGTGGCAGCAATGATTATTGCGAATGGTGCTAAAGCTGCAGGAAGAGATGTAACCATCTTCTTTACTTTCTGGGGACTTAACGCATTGAAAAAAGCGCAAACAGTTAACGTTAAAAAGAAAGGTATCGCAAAAATGTTTGATTTTATGTTGCCAAAAACACCTTTGAAAATGCCACTCTCTAAAATGAATATGTTCGGTTTAGGTAATATCATGATGCGTTACGTAATGAAAAAGAAAAACGTTGATTCATTACCATCACTCATTAATCAAGCGATAGCTCAAGATATTAAATTAATCGCATGCACCATGAGCATGGAGGTCATGGGCATTACAAAAGAAGAATTAAGAGACGAAGTTGAGTACGGCGGTGTAGGTACTTATATAGGCGATACTGAAAACGCGAGTCATAATTTATTTATTTAA
- the cstR gene encoding persulfide-sensing transcriptional repressor CstR codes for MNYDKNMINRINRVQGQLNGVIKMMEEEKHCKDVITQLSASKSSLQRLMGIIISENLIECVNSANDNNEDSQEIINEAVNLLVKSK; via the coding sequence ATGAATTATGATAAAAACATGATCAATCGTATTAATAGAGTACAAGGACAACTCAATGGAGTTATTAAAATGATGGAAGAAGAAAAGCATTGTAAAGATGTGATTACGCAACTTAGTGCTTCAAAAAGTTCATTACAAAGATTAATGGGGATTATTATTAGCGAAAATTTAATCGAATGCGTCAATTCAGCTAACGATAACAATGAAGATTCACAAGAAATAATTAATGAAGCTGTTAACTTATTGGTGAAAAGTAAGTAA
- a CDS encoding sulfite exporter TauE/SafE family protein — protein MDIITVIIMLLIGVFGGFISGLVGIGGAIIIYPAILLLPPLFGEPSYSAYIASGLTSSQVFFSTLSGSLKAMKKSEFSPQLVFYMGGGMIIGSMLGALLANLFDATFVNTVYIIIALLALILMFINVKSSTDQSSFNKPLLVIVGLFVGIISGIVGAGGSFIIIPILLVLFKLPMNTVVANSIIIAFISSIGAFIIKLIQGYIPLEDALFLIIGSIIFAPLGLKLGKKVPSFVQKWIISILIIIAIIQIAL, from the coding sequence ATGGACATTATAACTGTTATTATCATGTTGCTCATTGGAGTATTCGGGGGGTTTATATCTGGGCTAGTAGGTATAGGCGGGGCTATCATTATTTATCCAGCTATTTTATTGTTGCCACCACTATTTGGGGAACCTTCATATAGCGCATATATAGCATCAGGACTTACTTCTAGTCAAGTCTTTTTTAGTACCTTAAGTGGCTCTTTGAAAGCAATGAAAAAATCAGAATTCTCACCCCAATTGGTTTTTTATATGGGGGGCGGTATGATTATAGGTAGCATGTTAGGTGCGTTGCTAGCAAATTTATTTGATGCTACATTCGTAAATACGGTGTATATTATCATTGCTTTACTTGCATTAATATTAATGTTTATTAACGTGAAATCTAGTACAGACCAGTCTTCCTTTAATAAGCCTTTATTAGTTATTGTAGGTCTTTTCGTTGGTATCATTTCCGGTATAGTTGGAGCAGGCGGCTCCTTTATTATTATTCCTATATTATTAGTTTTATTCAAATTACCAATGAATACAGTTGTTGCTAATAGTATAATAATTGCTTTTATATCTTCAATTGGCGCCTTTATCATTAAACTTATACAAGGTTACATTCCTCTAGAAGACGCGTTATTTTTAATAATAGGAAGTATTATTTTCGCTCCGTTAGGTTTAAAATTAGGTAAAAAAGTTCCTAGTTTTGTACAAAAGTGGATTATCAGTATTTTAATTATTATTGCAATTATTCAAATTGCTTTATAA